A single window of Polyodon spathula isolate WHYD16114869_AA chromosome 2, ASM1765450v1, whole genome shotgun sequence DNA harbors:
- the LOC121328319 gene encoding neuropeptide FF receptor 2-like, whose protein sequence is MNERLNSNSTYVNEQTWLDPNSMFVNGQTWLDPNSTFVNGQTWLFQNRSKEYFHPQYNTTYIGFYLHRTPVAVTFIGSYLLIFLVCMLGNGVVCCIVLRSKHMRTVTNLFILNLAVSDLLVGIFCMPTTLLDNIITGWPFGSLVCKMSGMVQGISVSASVFTLVAIAVDRFRCIVYPFKQKLSISTAILIIVVIWVLAISIMTPSGVMLQVTEEQNVRVLLGEGKKTNPLYWCRENWPNQEMRKIYTTVLFANIYLAPLSLIVIMYARIGITLFKTSVPICGKAGNENRQIVSKKKQRVIKMLLIIALLFILSWLPLWTLMMLSDYANLSEYKHRVINIYIYPFAHWLAFFNSSVNPIIYGYFNENFRRGFQAAFKFKLCSADIERKETYSRRVQGNAVLPVGIQNPNDPISNLTNSMENHSSKRNTGLNEQDLIMEDLEQITNNNRIQRDSL, encoded by the exons ATGAACGAAAGGCTGAATTCCAACTCAACATATGTAAACGAACAGACATGGCTGGATCCAAACTCAATGTTTGTAAATGGACAGACATGGCTGGATCCAAACTCCACATTTGTAAATGGACAGACATGGCTGTTTCAGAATCGTTCCAAGGAATACTTCCACCCACAGTACAACACCACTTACATTGGGTTTTACCTACATCGGACTCCTGTGGCAGTCACTTTCATTGGCTCCTACCTACTTATTTTCCTGGTGTGCATGCTTGGAAATGGAGTGGTTTGTTGTATTGTGCTCAGAAGCAAGCACATGCGAACAGTTACAAACCTTTTCATCTTAAACCTCGCTGTCAGTGACCTGCTGGTTGGTATTTTCTGTATGCCTACAACTCTGCTGGATAACATCATAACTG GGTGGCCGTTTGGAAGCCTGGTGTGCAAAATGAGCGGGATGGTTCAAGGAATATCAGTGTCCGCATCTGTGTTTACTTTAGTGGCTATTGCAGTTGACag GTTTCGCTGCATTGTTTATCCTTTCAAGCAAAAACTGTCAATCTCAACTGCAATACTGATTATTGTGGTTATCTGGGTTCTGGCTATTTCAATCATGACCCCATCAGGAGTCATGCTACAAGTAACTGAAGAGCAAAATGTGAGAGTGTTGTTAGGTGAAGGCAAAAAAACCAACCCTTTGTACTGGTGCAGAGAAAATTGGCCAAATCAAGAAATGAGAAAAATATACACCACTGTCTTGTTTGCAAACATTTATCTTGCCCCACTTTCCCTTATAGTGATCATGTATGCTAGAATTGGGATTACTCTTTTTAAGACGTCCGTGCCTATATGTGGAAAAGCAGGCAATGAAAACCGTCAGATAGTCTCAAAGAAGAAGCAGAGGGTTATAAAGATGTTACTCATCATTGCCCTTCTGTTCATTCTTTCCTGGTTACCACTGTGGACTTTGATGATGCTTAGTGATTATGCAAACCTCAGTGAGTACAAACACAGAGTAATCAACATTTACATCTACCCTTTCGCACACTGGCTTGCCTTCTTTAACAGCAGTGTTAATCCCATCATCTATGGCTACTTCAATGAAAACTTCCGCAGAGGATTTCAGGCAGCTTTCAAGTTCAAGTTGTGCTCGGCTGATATAGAGCGCAAAGAGACCTACTCTCGCAGGGTCCAAGGAAATGCTGTGCTACCAGTAGGCATCCAAAATCCTAATGATCCTATATCAAACCTGACTAACAGCATGGAGAACCACAGTTCTAAAAGGAATACTGGTCTAAATGAGCAGGACTTGATTATGGAAGACCTTGAACAGATAACAAATAACAATAGAATACAAAGAGATTCTTTATAA